A single genomic interval of Carassius auratus strain Wakin chromosome 30, ASM336829v1, whole genome shotgun sequence harbors:
- the LOC113050069 gene encoding pro-MCH 2: protein MKLSVGTVLITVALLSECYFRTAAIPMAKAEDTEPDLQGLSENLEEKSLGIAPGNSRIIVVADSNLLRTLTSLNRGLPHLSPPESLLSTERRDVGTDLSPSIAIIKKDTMRCMVGRVYRPCWEV, encoded by the coding sequence ATGAAGCTTTCTGTTGGTACCGTCCTCATCACTGTGGCACTTTTGTCCGAATGCTACTTCAGAACTGCTGCCATCCCCATGGCCAAAGCTGAAGACACAGAGCCAGATCTGCAAGGCTTGAGCGAGAACTTGGAGGAGAAATCTCTGGGTATTGCACCAGGCAACTCCAGGATCATCGTGGTGGCCGACTCCAATCTGCTGAGAACCCTAACATCTCTGAACAGAGGACTCCCTCATCTCAGTCCCCCCGAGAGCCTTCTCAGTACAGAGCGCAGAGATGTTGGAACAGACCTGAGCCCAAGCATCGCCATCATCAAAAAGGACACCATGAGGTGCATGGTGGGAAGAGTGTATCGACCATGTTGGGAGGTGTAG